In a single window of the Melioribacteraceae bacterium genome:
- the der gene encoding ribosome biogenesis GTPase Der produces the protein MPTPLVLIVGRPNVGKSTLFNRLTKSSDAIVDDVSGVTRDRNYGDVEWSGKYFRVIDTGGYVPDTLDQFEIAIREQIELALDECDAILFVVDSRDGLTPIDREIADILRKANKISYLLVNKSDTPEFEMFKSEFYSLGIKKVFDVSALNGRNLGDLLDDLNSALKFPDENEIPDARLHLSIIGKPNVGKSSLVNALLGYDRSIVTNIPGTTRDSIDSILKYYGEEIILVDTAGLRRKTKVKENIEFFSNVRTYRALWNSDVAVLLLDANLGLENQDQKIIQEAVRRRKGLIIAVNKWDLLEKETNTAKEYEDNVKMQIGTLDYIPFIFISALTKQRIFKLIELAKKVHEERHKKIPTSELNDVLLPEIANTPPPATPTGKEVKIKYVTQVGDHYPIFLFFANEHRFISDQYRRFLERLIRKNFGFEGVPMTISFKEK, from the coding sequence ATGCCAACACCTTTAGTTTTAATTGTAGGAAGACCCAACGTTGGGAAATCTACATTATTTAACCGTTTAACAAAAAGCAGCGATGCGATAGTTGATGATGTTAGCGGAGTTACACGCGATAGAAATTATGGCGATGTTGAATGGAGCGGTAAGTATTTTAGAGTAATTGATACTGGCGGGTATGTACCCGATACTCTAGACCAATTTGAAATAGCGATAAGAGAACAAATTGAACTTGCGCTGGACGAATGTGACGCAATTTTATTTGTTGTTGATAGCCGTGATGGGCTTACCCCTATAGATAGAGAAATTGCAGATATTTTACGTAAAGCTAATAAAATATCCTATCTGCTAGTCAACAAATCTGATACCCCCGAATTTGAGATGTTTAAATCGGAATTCTATTCACTTGGAATTAAAAAAGTTTTTGATGTTTCTGCTCTCAATGGTAGAAATCTTGGCGATCTGCTCGATGATCTTAATTCGGCACTTAAATTCCCGGATGAAAATGAAATTCCAGATGCACGGCTGCATTTATCGATTATAGGCAAACCAAATGTTGGAAAATCATCATTGGTAAATGCTCTTTTAGGGTACGATAGAAGCATAGTTACAAATATTCCCGGTACCACCCGCGATAGTATTGACAGCATTCTAAAGTATTATGGTGAAGAAATTATTTTAGTTGATACAGCAGGACTTCGACGGAAAACTAAAGTTAAAGAGAATATTGAATTCTTTTCGAATGTGAGAACCTACCGCGCATTGTGGAATTCGGATGTAGCTGTTCTGCTGCTCGATGCAAATCTTGGCCTGGAAAATCAAGATCAAAAAATAATTCAAGAAGCGGTCCGGAGAAGAAAAGGATTGATAATAGCCGTAAATAAATGGGATTTATTGGAAAAGGAAACAAATACCGCTAAAGAATATGAAGACAATGTGAAAATGCAGATTGGTACCCTTGATTACATCCCCTTCATTTTTATTTCCGCTCTAACTAAACAAAGAATTTTTAAGCTGATTGAACTTGCAAAAAAAGTTCACGAAGAACGCCATAAAAAAATACCAACAAGTGAACTAAACGATGTACTATTACCAGAAATTGCAAATACACCCCCGCCAGCTACACCAACCGGAAAAGAAGTTAAGATCAAATATGTTACCCAGGTGGGCGATCATTATCCAATCTTTCTATTTTTTGCGAATGAGCACCGTTTTATATCAGATCAATACCGTAGATTTTTGGAGCGTTTAATTAGAAAGAATTTTGGATTTGAAGGTGTACCCATGACAATCTCATTCAAGGAAAAATAG